The proteins below are encoded in one region of Clostridium estertheticum:
- a CDS encoding NAD(P)/FAD-dependent oxidoreductase gives MAKVIIIGGGPAGMMAAVTASSKHEVVLIEKNERLGRKLYITGKGRCNITNAKDIGDFFENIPCNPNFLYSSLYSFTNEDTMNFFKELGVNLKVERGDRVFPESDKSSDIIKAFDIALKNKKVEVLLNSKVKRIVRDNQKVIGVELASGNNVYGDYIILCTGGLSYPQTGSSGEGLTYAKVLGHNIIKPKASLVPIELEEEWIKDLQGLSLKNVELNITNSKNKSIYKEFGEMIFTHYGISGPIVLSGSCYVKEGEKLKAFINLKPALSEIQLDKRIQSDFLKYANKDFKNSLTDLLPSKLINTIIQLSNIDENKKVNSVTKEERRILVNLLQNLPLTIKRLRPIDEAIITSGGVDTLQIDASTMKSKLIDNLYFAGEMIDVDAYTGGYNLQIALSTGYLAGNSVGLD, from the coding sequence GTGGCAAAGGTAATTATTATTGGAGGAGGACCAGCAGGCATGATGGCAGCTGTTACGGCTTCATCAAAACATGAGGTGGTTCTTATTGAAAAAAATGAAAGATTAGGAAGAAAACTTTATATAACAGGTAAAGGTAGATGCAATATTACAAATGCTAAGGATATTGGTGATTTTTTTGAAAATATACCATGTAATCCTAACTTTTTATATAGTTCTTTATACTCCTTCACGAATGAAGATACTATGAACTTTTTTAAAGAACTAGGAGTTAACCTTAAAGTAGAAAGAGGGGATAGAGTATTTCCTGAGTCAGATAAATCTTCGGATATTATAAAAGCTTTTGATATTGCATTAAAAAACAAAAAGGTTGAAGTGTTATTAAATTCAAAAGTGAAAAGAATAGTTCGAGATAATCAGAAAGTTATTGGCGTTGAACTCGCTTCTGGAAATAATGTATATGGAGATTATATTATATTATGTACTGGTGGGTTATCATACCCACAAACTGGTTCATCAGGTGAAGGACTAACTTATGCTAAGGTTTTAGGACATAATATAATTAAACCTAAAGCATCACTTGTACCAATCGAGCTTGAGGAGGAGTGGATTAAGGATTTACAGGGACTTTCTCTAAAAAACGTAGAACTTAATATTACAAATAGTAAAAATAAGAGTATATATAAAGAGTTCGGGGAAATGATTTTTACCCATTATGGAATTTCAGGACCCATTGTCCTAAGTGGAAGTTGTTATGTAAAAGAAGGAGAAAAATTAAAAGCTTTTATTAATTTAAAACCAGCATTGAGTGAAATTCAACTAGATAAACGAATTCAAAGCGATTTCTTAAAGTACGCAAATAAAGATTTTAAAAATTCATTAACTGATTTACTCCCTAGTAAACTTATTAATACAATTATTCAATTATCTAATATTGATGAAAATAAAAAGGTTAATTCTGTTACTAAAGAGGAAAGAAGAATTTTAGTTAATTTACTTCAAAATTTACCGCTTACTATTAAGAGGCTTCGCCCAATTGATGAAGCAATTATAACTAGTGGTGGTGTAGACACTTTGCAAATAGATGCTTCTACTATGAAATCAAAACTAATAGATAATCTTTATTTTGCAGGCGAAATGATAGATGTAGATGCATATACAGGAGGTTATAATCTTCAAATAGCATTATCTACAGGATATTTAGCTGGAAATAGTGTAGGGTTAGACTAA
- a CDS encoding pyridoxal phosphate-dependent aminotransferase: protein MNLSNRLESMQFSTIRKLAPFAEEAKKRGVSVYHLNIGQPDIHTPSTFMEGINNFTDKVLKYENSQGMDPLIESFIKYYLEWNIKLSKSEILVTNGGSEAILFAFMAICDPGDEIIIPEPFYTNYNGLADLASVKVIPFITKAEDGFHLPSKEEITSKITKNTKAIMVSNPGNPTGVVYTEAEIRMLADIVKENDIFLISDEVYREFVYDDLKYTSALYMKDIEDKVILIDSISKRYSACGARIGLVASKHKYLMAQMLKLGQSRLCVPVIEQVAAANLINTPKSYFTEVKKEYEERRNILYKYLLKIPGVICEKPTGAFYIVAKLPIKSAEDFAKWLLTDFNYNNKTVMVAPAQGFYATKGLGVNEIRLSYCLNTTALKDAMEILGIAIKKYVELNK, encoded by the coding sequence ATGAATTTATCTAATAGACTGGAATCAATGCAATTTTCAACAATTCGTAAACTAGCACCTTTTGCCGAAGAAGCAAAAAAAAGAGGAGTAAGTGTATATCATCTTAACATAGGTCAACCTGATATACACACTCCTTCTACATTTATGGAAGGAATCAATAACTTCACAGACAAAGTGCTTAAGTATGAAAATTCTCAAGGAATGGATCCATTAATTGAAAGTTTTATAAAGTATTATCTCGAGTGGAATATAAAACTCTCTAAAAGTGAAATACTAGTAACTAATGGAGGTTCTGAAGCCATCCTTTTCGCTTTTATGGCTATTTGTGACCCAGGCGACGAAATTATAATTCCTGAACCATTTTACACAAATTATAATGGGCTTGCAGATTTAGCTTCAGTTAAAGTCATTCCATTTATCACCAAAGCTGAAGATGGTTTTCATTTACCTAGCAAAGAGGAGATTACAAGCAAGATTACAAAAAATACTAAAGCAATAATGGTATCAAATCCTGGAAATCCTACAGGGGTAGTATATACTGAAGCAGAAATAAGAATGCTTGCAGATATTGTTAAAGAAAATGATATATTTTTAATATCTGATGAAGTATATAGAGAATTTGTTTATGATGATTTAAAATATACTTCTGCTTTATACATGAAAGATATCGAAGATAAAGTAATATTGATTGATAGTATATCTAAGCGTTATAGTGCTTGTGGTGCTAGAATTGGTTTAGTTGCATCAAAACACAAATATCTTATGGCTCAGATGCTTAAATTAGGTCAATCTAGACTTTGTGTGCCGGTTATAGAGCAAGTAGCTGCTGCAAACCTAATTAACACTCCTAAATCATATTTTACAGAGGTAAAAAAAGAATATGAGGAAAGAAGAAATATTTTATACAAATACTTATTAAAAATACCAGGTGTCATTTGTGAGAAACCAACTGGAGCATTTTATATAGTGGCCAAGCTTCCTATAAAAAGTGCTGAAGATTTTGCTAAATGGTTATTAACAGATTTTAATTATAATAATAAGACTGTTATGGTTGCACCTGCGCAAGGTTTTTATGCAACTAAAGGACTTGGAGTAAACGAAATTAGATTATCATATTGTTTAAATACTACCGCATTAAAAGATGCTATGGAAATTTTGGGTATAGCAATCAAGAAATATGTTGAATTAAACAAATAA
- a CDS encoding pseudouridine synthase, with protein MEERLQKFMARCGVASRRKCEEIITAGRVKVNNLVVSELGNKIDPEKDSVEVDNKIINIEENKVYIALNKPEGIVSTVKDEKGRETILDLVKTKERIYPIGRLDYDTCGLIILTNDGDIYNKVIHPRQAINKVYMAILEGCPNEEEIATFCNGVDIDGYITAKAGFEITKRIGFNCRATITIHEGKNRQIRKMCEVIGHPVVALKRISVGNILLGNMEKGEWRNLTFDEINYLKNL; from the coding sequence GTGGAAGAACGTTTGCAAAAATTTATGGCAAGATGTGGTGTTGCATCACGAAGAAAGTGTGAAGAAATAATTACTGCTGGCAGGGTAAAAGTAAATAATTTGGTAGTTTCAGAGCTTGGAAATAAAATTGACCCTGAAAAAGATAGTGTAGAGGTAGATAATAAAATTATTAATATAGAAGAAAATAAAGTTTACATTGCATTAAATAAACCAGAAGGGATAGTATCTACTGTAAAAGATGAGAAAGGCAGAGAGACTATTTTAGATTTAGTAAAGACAAAAGAAAGAATATATCCTATAGGTCGTTTAGATTATGATACATGTGGATTAATTATTTTGACTAATGATGGAGATATCTATAATAAGGTGATTCACCCAAGGCAGGCTATTAATAAAGTCTATATGGCAATACTTGAAGGCTGCCCAAATGAGGAAGAAATAGCTACATTCTGTAATGGAGTGGATATTGATGGATACATTACTGCTAAGGCCGGTTTTGAGATTACTAAAAGAATTGGATTTAATTGTAGGGCTACAATCACAATACATGAGGGTAAGAACCGTCAAATTAGAAAAATGTGTGAGGTTATAGGCCATCCAGTTGTTGCATTAAAAAGAATTTCTGTTGGTAATATTTTGCTCGGGAATATGGAAAAGGGAGAATGGAGAAATTTAACTTTTGATGAAATAAATTATTTGAAGAATTTATAA
- a CDS encoding MurR/RpiR family transcriptional regulator encodes MVDSKQDLMRTIQIKFPRLSKGQKLIAEYILKHYDKAAFMTAAKLGTSVGVSESTVVRFANELGFSGYPKLQKALQELIKNKLTTVQRIELSNDFITQENALKGVLKADMENIRATLEKINHKTFEDIVNSLFEARKIYIIGLRSSAALAEFLAFHLNLILDNVKVVAYGVSDIFEQMLYVNEQDIVIGIGFPRYTTRTIEALAFAKSKNANVVAITDSLLSPLATRADYTLIAQSNMASFVDSLVAPLSVINALIIAVGLREKEKISRTFSTLEDIWEEYQVYSFKDKDRE; translated from the coding sequence ATGGTAGATAGCAAACAAGATTTGATGAGGACTATTCAAATTAAATTTCCACGGTTAAGTAAAGGCCAGAAATTAATAGCGGAATATATTCTAAAACACTATGATAAAGCAGCATTTATGACAGCAGCTAAATTGGGAACTAGTGTAGGGGTAAGTGAATCTACTGTTGTAAGATTTGCTAATGAATTAGGATTTAGTGGTTATCCTAAACTACAGAAAGCTCTTCAAGAATTAATTAAAAATAAATTAACTACTGTACAAAGAATTGAATTGTCAAATGATTTTATTACTCAGGAAAATGCATTAAAAGGTGTATTAAAAGCTGATATGGAAAATATTAGAGCTACACTTGAAAAAATTAATCATAAAACTTTTGAGGATATAGTTAATTCACTATTTGAAGCTAGAAAAATATACATAATTGGACTTAGAAGTTCAGCAGCACTTGCAGAATTTTTAGCATTTCACTTAAATCTTATTTTAGATAATGTTAAAGTAGTTGCTTATGGTGTCAGTGATATATTTGAGCAGATGCTTTATGTTAATGAACAAGACATAGTTATTGGAATAGGGTTTCCTAGGTATACAACAAGAACAATTGAAGCATTAGCTTTTGCTAAAAGTAAGAATGCAAATGTTGTAGCAATTACAGATAGTTTATTATCTCCATTAGCTACTAGAGCAGATTACACATTAATAGCTCAAAGTAATATGGCATCATTTGTTGATTCTTTAGTAGCACCACTTAGTGTAATTAATGCATTAATTATTGCTGTGGGCTTACGAGAAAAAGAAAAAATTTCAAGAACATTTTCTACTTTAGAAGATATATGGGAAGAATATCAAGTTTATTCTTTTAAAGATAAGGATAGAGAATGA
- the cmk gene encoding (d)CMP kinase has translation MEISIAIDGPAGAGKSTIAKMIGKKFNLMYINTGAMYRAVTLKAMDANISENNVHDLVKLVGSLEMHFVEDRLYVNNEDLTNMINMPNISNNVSKYAAIPEIREILVKLQKDIAKKFNVIMDGRDIGTVVLKEAPFKFYLTASSEERAKRRYEELMSKGIEVDYNTILNDIIKRDFIDTHREVNPLTKASDAVEIDSSDLDIDGVVNVIVSYINSNI, from the coding sequence ATGGAAATTTCTATTGCTATAGATGGACCTGCAGGTGCAGGGAAAAGTACAATAGCCAAAATGATAGGTAAGAAATTCAATCTAATGTATATTAACACAGGTGCAATGTATAGGGCAGTTACATTAAAAGCTATGGATGCAAATATATCCGAAAATAATGTTCACGATTTAGTTAAATTAGTGGGATCTTTGGAAATGCATTTTGTAGAAGATCGTTTATATGTTAATAATGAAGATTTAACAAATATGATAAATATGCCAAATATAAGTAACAATGTCTCAAAGTATGCAGCTATTCCTGAAATTAGAGAAATTCTTGTTAAGTTACAAAAGGACATAGCAAAAAAGTTTAATGTTATTATGGATGGACGCGATATAGGTACAGTTGTATTAAAAGAGGCTCCTTTTAAATTTTATTTAACTGCTAGTAGTGAAGAAAGAGCAAAAAGAAGATATGAGGAATTAATGTCAAAAGGTATAGAAGTTGATTACAATACTATTTTAAATGATATTATTAAAAGAGATTTTATTGATACTCATAGAGAGGTTAATCCACTTACAAAAGCGTCAGATGCTGTAGAAATAGATTCTTCGGATTTAGACATTGATGGAGTAGTAAACGTAATAGTATCTTATATTAATTCAAATATTTAA
- a CDS encoding GNAT family N-acetyltransferase produces the protein MCKSIGLTLKNIDNFREINKFNTNFSLSNKDFFALYDNSNIIQKLFMRKNVNLLIEDNNYIGYIWFEKQNKYHSCINSMNVIEKGNLTYFYKNLIGSVINNSLLTYECEDNKANIDILSELGFNRTKGFRELEKQCSEHFNIFATSEITFSIVKRNKDEKLRCLLQNEIFKNDDRIPIDIEDIYYDEEQEYYFDKGAIFIKCNNEPIGYGQIIVEEKSAVIVNFGIIGKYRNVGYGKVLLEYLLNIAMDNNFSKVSLHVDADNIVAFNLYSSLGFRIKKEFYTWQKLKLKDIKVDR, from the coding sequence ATGTGTAAGTCAATAGGTCTAACTTTAAAAAACATTGATAATTTTCGTGAAATCAATAAATTTAATACTAACTTTAGTTTATCAAATAAAGATTTTTTTGCTCTGTATGATAACAGTAATATTATTCAAAAATTATTTATGAGAAAGAATGTAAATCTACTAATAGAGGACAATAATTATATAGGATATATATGGTTTGAGAAGCAAAATAAATATCATAGCTGTATAAACTCAATGAATGTAATAGAAAAGGGTAATTTAACTTATTTTTATAAAAATTTAATTGGATCAGTTATAAATAATAGTTTACTAACCTATGAATGTGAAGATAACAAAGCAAATATTGATATTTTAAGTGAGCTAGGATTTAACAGGACTAAGGGATTTCGAGAACTAGAAAAACAGTGCTCTGAACATTTTAATATCTTTGCGACCAGTGAAATTACTTTTTCTATAGTAAAAAGAAATAAAGATGAAAAATTACGTTGTTTATTACAAAATGAAATATTTAAAAATGATGACAGAATTCCAATAGATATAGAAGATATATATTATGATGAGGAACAAGAATATTATTTTGACAAAGGCGCAATATTCATTAAATGCAATAATGAACCTATTGGTTATGGTCAGATTATAGTTGAAGAGAAATCAGCAGTAATAGTCAATTTCGGTATAATAGGGAAATATAGAAATGTAGGATATGGAAAAGTACTTTTAGAGTATTTGCTAAATATAGCTATGGATAACAATTTTTCTAAAGTATCACTTCATGTTGATGCAGATAATATTGTTGCATTTAACTTATATAGTTCTCTAGGGTTTAGGATTAAAAAAGAATTTTATACATGGCAAAAACTAAAACTTAAGGATATAAAAGTGGATAGATGA